The proteins below are encoded in one region of Campylobacter helveticus:
- the purB gene encoding adenylosuccinate lyase, translating into MTGVSVFDQRLLANSWSSESMRAVFCEENRIQKWLDVEAALAKAQAKLKIIPKKAADEIAKKAHYKFMDMDFIFAEYKKTKHPLVPTVRGLEKACDDNLGEYVHFGVTTQDVIDTGLVLQFKEAMTLVKSELKAIAKALAKLAKTHKNTPMMGRTLALQALPITFGHKVAIWLSELDRHFERILELEKRLYVGSIVGAVGTKASLSDECNEVEKLTLENLKLEVPNISWQPARDRFIELGFVLGNINATFNKIAHQILILAHNEIDEVAEPFGKGQVGSSTMPHKRNPAVSENAVTVSNALKANLAILSDIERHEHERDGQVWKMEWKLLPEMFLMLSVVLENMKFALSDLEVKKDKMLKNLNTLNGFVLAERVMFALSDHYGKQHAHEIVYENAMLGMEKKKSFKEVLLADKRVSKVLKESEIDALLDASTYVGYAPKLVDEFLAKIKNSAILK; encoded by the coding sequence AAAACCGCATACAAAAATGGCTCGATGTCGAAGCAGCACTTGCTAAAGCACAAGCTAAGCTTAAGATTATCCCTAAAAAAGCTGCCGATGAAATTGCTAAAAAAGCACATTATAAATTTATGGATATGGATTTCATTTTTGCAGAATATAAAAAGACTAAGCACCCCCTAGTGCCAACGGTAAGAGGCTTAGAAAAGGCTTGCGATGATAATTTGGGTGAATATGTGCATTTTGGAGTAACAACTCAAGATGTCATTGATACTGGGCTTGTATTGCAGTTTAAAGAAGCGATGACTTTGGTAAAAAGTGAATTAAAAGCCATAGCAAAAGCTCTAGCTAAACTTGCTAAAACACATAAAAATACCCCTATGATGGGAAGAACTTTAGCGCTTCAAGCCCTGCCTATTACCTTTGGGCATAAGGTTGCCATTTGGCTTAGTGAGCTTGACCGCCATTTTGAAAGAATTTTAGAGCTTGAAAAAAGACTTTATGTCGGTAGTATAGTAGGTGCTGTGGGGACTAAGGCAAGTTTAAGTGATGAGTGTAATGAAGTAGAGAAGCTAACTTTAGAAAATTTAAAGCTTGAAGTGCCTAATATCTCTTGGCAGCCAGCAAGAGACCGCTTTATCGAACTTGGCTTTGTTTTGGGTAATATTAATGCCACTTTTAACAAAATCGCTCATCAAATTTTAATCTTAGCACATAATGAAATTGATGAAGTTGCCGAGCCTTTTGGTAAAGGTCAGGTAGGCTCAAGCACTATGCCGCATAAAAGAAATCCAGCCGTGAGTGAAAATGCCGTTACCGTAAGTAACGCCCTAAAGGCAAATTTAGCTATATTAAGCGATATAGAAAGGCACGAGCACGAAAGAGATGGGCAGGTATGGAAAATGGAATGGAAGCTTTTGCCAGAAATGTTTTTAATGCTTTCTGTCGTTTTGGAAAATATGAAATTTGCGCTTAGTGATTTGGAAGTTAAAAAAGACAAAATGCTTAAAAATCTCAACACTCTTAATGGCTTTGTTTTAGCCGAACGCGTGATGTTTGCTTTGAGCGATCATTATGGTAAGCAGCACGCTCACGAAATCGTTTATGAAAATGCTATGCTAGGTATGGAAAAGAAAAAGAGTTTTAAGGAAGTGTTGTTGGCAGATAAAAGGGTTTCTAAGGTCTTAAAAGAAAGTGAAATTGACGCTTTGCTCGATGCTAGCACTTATGTAGGATATGCACCAAAACTTGTCGATGAATTTTTAGCGAAAATTAAAAATAGTGCTATTTTAAAATAG